From the Phycisphaerales bacterium genome, the window CTTCGTCAAGATCCGTGAGAGGCAACTGGCCAAAGCTGCCATAAAAAGCGGGCAAAAGATCTGGATTCGAGACAATACCACGCGAGAGCAATTTTAAGCCCGCACGAAAGACCATCGCAAAACGCCGTGGCGTCTCGCTAGATCACTGGCGTGATAACGCCACGACATGAACCGAAGCCAACTCGCGCGGCACCCTCTGACTCACACCAAGCCTTCATAATGACTTCATCTCCATCCTGAAGTAACTTTCGTTGTGTGCCGTCTGGAAGATCAATCGGATCGGTCCCGCGCCAGGCTAATTCCAACATGCTGCCCCAAGTGTCCTTGGTCGTGCCAGACACGGTGCCTGATCCCAACAAATCACCAGGCCGCATTGGACAACCACTACTCGTGTGATGAGTGAGCATTTGAGCAAACGTCCAAGTCAGTTCCCCAAGCGAACCGCGGCTGAGCTCAAAGGCCTCTAGTCCTTGCTCACGCATTTGCTGAGATACCAAAGATACCTGACCAGTCACCTCAAGTGCGTCATCATTAACAGGCCTCAGGTATGGCAGCATCTCAGGATCACTTGGCAGGCGCGCTGGCCCAGAGCTCCGATAGGGCGCCAAGGCATCCATGGTGACAACCCAAGGGCTAATACTTGATGCGAAGTTCTTGCCGTTGAATGGCCCCAACGGCTGATACTCCCATTTCTGAATATCCCGTGCTGACCAGTCATTGAGAATGACCAAGCCAAAGAAATGATCCATCGCCTGATCCATTTCAACACGCGTGCCAATTGGATTACCCTCACCCACAAACGCGGCAAACTCAAGCTCGTAGTCAAGCAAGCGACACGGACCGAATGCTGGAGGCCCCTCTTCGGGTTTAAGTTGCCCTTGAGGTCGCTGAATTGATGTCCCAGAAATAACAACACTACTCGCTCTACCGTGGTAACCAACCGGAAGATGCAAGTAGTTGGGCAACAGAGCATCGCCATCAGGGCGGAACATCTTGCCCAGGTTTGTTGCGTGATGTCTCGATGCATAGAAATCTGTGTAATCACCGATATCGACCGGCATGATCATGGTAGCGCTGGCCATGGGCACAAGACACTCGGGATTTGGCTGCTCGGCTTTAGACAGAAATTTTGACAAGACTGATCGCACCTGGCTCCATACAGTCTGCCCTTGCGACATCAGACTATTGAGCGTGGTTGCAGAAAGAGCACAAGCAGCTTCACCGGAAAGATCCCCAAGCAAGCCAGTCTCAATAGCCTTGCTGACGTCAAGAATTTGATCGCCAATGGCAACACCAATTCGACCTTGGCGATCATCACCCAGAAAAACACCAAATGGCAAGTTCTGTATCGGAAAGTCGCTGTCTGTTCTATTGGCAGATTCAACCCAGCTTTGTAGGGATGGATCGTGCGTATGGTCTATTCGTCCCAAGAGTTTATGCCTTCTAAAATATCAAATGATCAGCCCAAGATGACGGAGATCGTTCAGTGGTTCATCAAATGCACATGAGCCATAGCTAATGGCCCCTTCTATTCGAGACTGGACGATCTCCTCAATTCCAATCTCATGATTACGCCAGCTTATACTTGTTTCCTCAAAGACAAATGCTTCAGACGATCGTTCCTGAAGCACTTCCGCAAGCTCTTCATGATCTAATCGACATGCGCGAGCCAGTGCTGCACCAAGAAAAACATTGAGAAAACCAAATTCGTCAGCCCCGACCTGTTCATTGCGACTACACAATGCATGATGCAACCCTGCAGTCGCTTTAAAAGGCACGTCTGCCCTAATGCATGCCAACAAGAATTCCGATACCGCTTCTGGCGATGGATACGCTTCAGGAACAATGCCTCCTGTTCGCACTTTCGCTCCAGCCACTGAACCAGAAAGCGCTGCAACATGGCCCCGAATATCAGAATTCACTGGCAGCTCGAAAAATGGCATCAGTTCGTCGGGCATTAAATCGAGAGCGGTATCGATTGAAAGAGCATCAGATGCCTTTAGGTCAACAGCATCTACGAGGCAGTGGCCGTTGGCTGGATCGCTGTGCTTATGATTAAAAGCAGAAATCACATCCAGATCATTGGACAACTGAGCATCGCCCGAAGGACTCACCAGGGCATTGACACACCAGGGATCATCGCCCTGATCACGAGGCAACGGCGCCAATGATGCAAACGCCTCAAGCATTCCCACTGGAACCAATACTCGTCCAAGAACCCATGATTGTTCGCACTTTAGGTACGAGGCGTAATGATCGACCATGGCTTCAAGTGAAAGGTCCGCCGGTGGAAACAGTCCTGCATAATCAATTAATCCATCTAAGAGTGCCGCTGCAACAGCACCTGAAGCGCCGGTCATTGCGGTATCTTGACCGATGCCATCTTTGGAATTTTCGTTGCCCATGATTTCCACCATTTCATTTCGCATGTGAACCAGTTTGGTCCAGGCACTGTTCTATTCTAGCTATTGTCCCTGTTTGCCCTAACATCACCAGCGTGTCATAAATTGGTGGGCTGACCGTTGTGCCCGTGACAGCAACGCGCAGAGGCTGAGCAACTTTTCCAAGCTTGCCATCAGCGTGTTCTTGTGCATATGCCTCAACAACACCCTCAAGTGTTGCAACATCCCATAGATCTAAATCAGCTAACTGACTCTTGAGCTGTCGCAAATGATCCGCACCTGTAGGCGGCCCTCCAGCCATTGCTCGCCTCACAGACTTGCTGTCCTGAATTTTGATCGACTCTGTTGGCAACACCAGAAACTGGCAGGCATCGACTGGGTCACGTAGCGTCTTTGATCGCTCTTGATTCGATGCCGCAACCTGCTTGAACTGCAAATCAGTAAGCTGTTCGATGAACAATGGCGCCTCTGCTTCGCAGTAGGTACGCAGGCGAGATTCAAATTGACTGCTAGACATTGCCTGAATCGCGTCTAGATTGAAGGCCAGCAACTTGTCTCGATCGAATCTTGCGGGACTCTTGACAACCCGTTTGAGATCAAAATTCTCAATAAGAAAGGCCATGTCGAATTGCTCAAGGTCACCACCAGGCGACCAACCAAGCAATGCCAAGTAGTTGAGTAACACCTCAGGAAGATACCCCGCCCGCCGAAAATCGTTGACGTTGATTTCCGGAAGTTGGACGCCCAGCTCTTGTGCAAGCCGCTCGGTCTCGTCTGGCTGTAACTGAGCATCCTTTCTCGCAAGCCAAGCTGACCAGCTAGCTGCCTCAATCACCGGGCCACTTGCCCCACTCGGCGACTCTTCCAAGCCAGCCTCCTTGACTGCTCGCCGCAGTGCCTTGTCCTGATCTCGCTTGGACATCTTTGAACCATCTGGATTCATGATCAAGGAGAGGTGAGCATAAATGGGACGATCAAATCCCAACGCATCTTGCAGCACCACATGCTTCGGCGTGTTGTTCAGATGCTCTTGTCCCCGAATCACATGTGTCACGCCCATCAAAGCATCATCAATCACAACTGCAAGGTGATAGGTCGGGAAGCCATCGGCCTTCCAGATAATAAAGTCATCAAGTTGCCTAGCCTCTGTCCTGACCTCACCAAGCACTTCGTCATGAACAGTAATAGCTTCATCAGGCACCTTAAAACGAACAACGTAAGGCGTACCAGCAGCCAGTAGATCACTGACCTGCTTTTCCGAGAGTTCTAGCGCCGCCCGGTCATAACGATATGGCTGCTTGGCAGCACGGGCTTCGGCTCGCTTTTCATTAAGTTGCTCTGCTGTCTCGAAGGCTCGATATGCCTGCCCCCTCTCAAGCAGACCATTCAAATGCTCTTCATAGATACTCAGTCTTTTTGATTGAAAGTATGGCCCAGTATCTCCGCCGCCTGAGTCTCCAAACTTGGGCCCTTCGTCCCAAGATATACCGAGCCATTCCAAATCCTCAAGAAAGGCCATGCTAGCAGCGTCAGAACTGCGGCGCTGATCGGTATCCTCGATTCTCAAAAGCATCTGACCATGATCGCTGCCATATCGCTTGGCAAAGGCTAAGCAAAACATAGCGGTTCGGGCGCCACCGACATGGAGGTGCCCAGATGGGCTCGGTGCAAAACGGGTTCGAATAAGCTCTTGTGGTGACATAATCAGGCAAAGCCTAACCAGCAGCGGGCTTGCCGTCGATTAGCTCCCAGGTTGGCCCAATGATTCTGGCTTCTTTTTGCGATGCATCCATCGCCATAAACTGCATGCGGGCCCAGAGAGGGCGTACACCACAAAGCTCACTGTCAAGGTCACCTCAAGCTCGACCACAATCAAAATCATGATGACCGCAAGCCGAATGATATAGCTGACGGTACTTTTGCCCTTCAAAAATCGATTGGCAAAATGTGGGTATGGAATAGCTGAGACCATTCCAATGGCGCATAGAAGCATCACTAAGGGAATGACAAATGCCGAATACTGTGGGAACCAGGTTGGCGGTTCATTTGGACCCAATGGGCCCAGATAATACTGATGGAAAATAATCAGACTGACAACTGTCCCTGCCGCACCAGGAGAGGGCAGTCCCTCAAAGGTCATTGTCGATGTTTCAAGATCATCACTATGAGCCACGCTGAATTTAGCCAAACGCAGTGCCGCACAGCAAAC encodes:
- the fahA gene encoding fumarylacetoacetase — protein: MGRIDHTHDPSLQSWVESANRTDSDFPIQNLPFGVFLGDDRQGRIGVAIGDQILDVSKAIETGLLGDLSGEAACALSATTLNSLMSQGQTVWSQVRSVLSKFLSKAEQPNPECLVPMASATMIMPVDIGDYTDFYASRHHATNLGKMFRPDGDALLPNYLHLPVGYHGRASSVVISGTSIQRPQGQLKPEEGPPAFGPCRLLDYELEFAAFVGEGNPIGTRVEMDQAMDHFFGLVILNDWSARDIQKWEYQPLGPFNGKNFASSISPWVVTMDALAPYRSSGPARLPSDPEMLPYLRPVNDDALEVTGQVSLVSQQMREQGLEAFELSRGSLGELTWTFAQMLTHHTSSGCPMRPGDLLGSGTVSGTTKDTWGSMLELAWRGTDPIDLPDGTQRKLLQDGDEVIMKAWCESEGAARVGFGSCRGVITPVI
- the gltX gene encoding glutamate--tRNA ligase gives rise to the protein MSPQELIRTRFAPSPSGHLHVGGARTAMFCLAFAKRYGSDHGQMLLRIEDTDQRRSSDAASMAFLEDLEWLGISWDEGPKFGDSGGGDTGPYFQSKRLSIYEEHLNGLLERGQAYRAFETAEQLNEKRAEARAAKQPYRYDRAALELSEKQVSDLLAAGTPYVVRFKVPDEAITVHDEVLGEVRTEARQLDDFIIWKADGFPTYHLAVVIDDALMGVTHVIRGQEHLNNTPKHVVLQDALGFDRPIYAHLSLIMNPDGSKMSKRDQDKALRRAVKEAGLEESPSGASGPVIEAASWSAWLARKDAQLQPDETERLAQELGVQLPEINVNDFRRAGYLPEVLLNYLALLGWSPGGDLEQFDMAFLIENFDLKRVVKSPARFDRDKLLAFNLDAIQAMSSSQFESRLRTYCEAEAPLFIEQLTDLQFKQVAASNQERSKTLRDPVDACQFLVLPTESIKIQDSKSVRRAMAGGPPTGADHLRQLKSQLADLDLWDVATLEGVVEAYAQEHADGKLGKVAQPLRVAVTGTTVSPPIYDTLVMLGQTGTIARIEQCLDQTGSHAK
- a CDS encoding CDP-alcohol phosphatidyltransferase family protein is translated as MELGNGHDRPVGVMESSLENDPDSPRSRRRLPSPVIAPTLLTLGNVIAGFAAIYFAAKPTEYSGPFGWSSLTWAAVLVLVGLFLDSIDGMVARMTNGMSEMGNQLDAMADLITFGVAPAFVVLRLTSNYIGPESDMVAGPDADNIVAKVVWAIAALYVCCAALRLAKFSVAHSDDLETSTMTFEGLPSPGAAGTVVSLIIFHQYYLGPLGPNEPPTWFPQYSAFVIPLVMLLCAIGMVSAIPYPHFANRFLKGKSTVSYIIRLAVIMILIVVELEVTLTVSFVVYALSGPACSLWRWMHRKKKPESLGQPGS